Proteins from a single region of Streptomyces glaucescens:
- a CDS encoding NAD-dependent epimerase/dehydratase family protein, producing MRILLTGHQGYLGTVMAPVLTAAGHQVTGLDSGLFASRVLGALDVPDVPGLALDLRDVTVDTLRGYDAVVHLAALSNDPLGSLDPELTHAVNHHASTRLARLAKEAGVTRFAYASTCSVYGAQSGDAPVDEDAPLKPVTPYAVSKVRVEDDLVELADSGFAPFFLRNATAFGFSPRLRSDIVLNNLVGRAVLGGRVTVLSDGTAWRPLVHAEDIARAVLAGLAAPAATVRARAFNIGTEENNRTVAEIAEAAAAAVPGSVVEITGETGNDPRSYRVDFTRARTELGHRATWTIPDGAAQLAREYRARGLTRAAFEHDFTRLAVLERRRREGSLDGDLRVRPARVRRDGDHRTATAEEG from the coding sequence GTGCGCATCCTGCTCACCGGCCATCAGGGCTACCTCGGCACCGTGATGGCCCCCGTGCTGACCGCCGCGGGCCACCAGGTCACCGGCCTGGACAGCGGCCTGTTCGCCTCCCGGGTACTCGGCGCCCTGGACGTCCCGGACGTCCCCGGCCTCGCCCTGGACCTGCGTGACGTCACCGTGGACACCCTCCGCGGCTATGACGCCGTCGTGCACCTGGCCGCCCTCTCCAACGACCCCCTGGGCTCGCTGGACCCTGAGCTCACCCACGCCGTCAACCACCACGCCTCCACCCGCCTCGCCCGGCTGGCGAAGGAGGCCGGCGTCACCCGGTTCGCCTACGCCTCGACCTGCTCGGTGTACGGGGCGCAGAGCGGCGACGCACCGGTCGACGAGGACGCCCCCCTCAAGCCGGTCACCCCCTACGCCGTGTCCAAGGTGCGGGTCGAGGACGACCTCGTGGAGCTGGCCGACTCCGGCTTCGCGCCGTTCTTCCTGCGCAACGCCACCGCCTTCGGCTTCTCGCCGCGGCTGCGCTCCGACATCGTGCTCAACAACCTGGTGGGGCGGGCGGTGCTGGGCGGCCGGGTCACCGTGCTGTCCGACGGCACCGCGTGGCGGCCCCTGGTGCACGCCGAGGACATCGCGCGGGCGGTGCTGGCCGGACTGGCCGCACCCGCCGCCACGGTGCGGGCGCGGGCGTTCAACATCGGCACCGAGGAGAACAACCGGACCGTGGCCGAGATCGCCGAGGCCGCCGCTGCGGCGGTGCCCGGCTCGGTGGTGGAGATCACCGGCGAGACCGGCAACGACCCGCGCTCCTACCGGGTCGACTTCACCAGGGCCCGCACCGAACTGGGCCACCGGGCCACCTGGACGATCCCCGACGGCGCGGCCCAGCTGGCGAGGGAGTACCGCGCTCGGGGCCTGACCCGCGCCGCCTTCGAGCACGACTTCACCCGGCTCGCCGTCCTCGAACGCCGCCGGCGGGAGGGCTCGCTCGACGGGGACCTGCGGGTGCGCCCCGCGCGCGTCCGGCGGGACGGGGACCATCGCACGGCCACGGCTGAGGAGGGATGA
- a CDS encoding streptomycin biosynthesis protein StrG has product MAAFTRLHYDVGKIPLGDLVRKVLAVDDLEGLAASDRVATRETDQSTDYHKRFYEAFDAVEPAYRELARTLLGADAEHHYIQRVPTFRVHLRNSLAVGDWHRDSDFGHDPNEVNYWVPLTRAYGNNTVWIDKEPVRAEYGDVIVFDGANTWHGNVVNDTDISRVSMDFRTIPRDKYRPNDKKSVSFGMPFLLGEYWDVL; this is encoded by the coding sequence ATGGCGGCATTCACACGGCTGCACTACGACGTCGGGAAGATCCCGCTCGGGGATCTGGTGCGCAAGGTGCTGGCGGTGGACGACCTGGAGGGCCTCGCGGCGAGTGACCGGGTCGCGACCCGGGAGACCGACCAGAGCACCGACTACCACAAGCGGTTCTACGAGGCCTTCGACGCCGTCGAGCCGGCCTACCGCGAGCTGGCCCGCACCCTGCTCGGCGCGGACGCGGAACACCACTACATCCAGCGCGTGCCCACCTTCCGGGTGCACCTGCGCAACTCCCTCGCCGTCGGCGACTGGCACCGCGACAGCGACTTCGGGCACGACCCCAACGAGGTCAACTACTGGGTGCCGCTCACCCGCGCCTACGGCAACAACACGGTGTGGATCGACAAGGAACCCGTGCGCGCCGAGTACGGCGACGTGATCGTCTTCGACGGCGCCAACACCTGGCACGGGAACGTCGTCAACGACACCGACATCAGCCGGGTCAGCATGGACTTCCGCACCATCCCCCGCGACAAGTACCGCCCCAACGACAAGAAGTCGGTCTCCTTCGGGATGCCGTTCCTGCTCGGGGAGTACTGGGACGTCCTCTGA
- a CDS encoding glycosyltransferase gives MIGYGVCVGPSDLFDRICRPGIERVRTPGSPLFTMRNQRSLFEAYNAMFDQAAANSEVTGLVMLHDDVELRKNPADVAAPVFEDDSVGMLGSLGGSDTVSLAWWNEKATRRGRVTDYDKVHDYGSGLHEVHAVDDVILCVNRWVIENVRFPAGRYRGFEGLGVILASLVRAAGKRVMVQDLQDVMHHNAGRGFNGLKDWRYNELRWQRQFFDLGPLERVGSVLEELTVPAVPLRIAARRLALRAAGRGFEESDGESGDPATDELVDGWYRRCTRLRGRMRI, from the coding sequence GTGATCGGATACGGAGTCTGCGTCGGCCCGTCCGACCTGTTCGACCGCATCTGCCGTCCGGGAATCGAGCGCGTCCGGACACCGGGCAGCCCGTTGTTCACCATGCGCAACCAGCGCTCCCTGTTCGAGGCGTACAACGCCATGTTCGACCAGGCCGCCGCCAACTCGGAGGTCACCGGCCTGGTGATGCTCCACGACGACGTCGAGCTGCGCAAGAACCCCGCCGACGTCGCCGCACCGGTCTTCGAGGACGACTCCGTCGGCATGCTCGGCTCCCTCGGCGGCTCGGACACCGTCTCCCTGGCCTGGTGGAACGAGAAGGCGACCAGGCGCGGCCGCGTCACCGACTACGACAAGGTGCACGACTACGGCTCGGGCCTGCACGAGGTGCACGCCGTGGACGACGTCATCCTGTGCGTCAACCGCTGGGTCATCGAGAACGTGCGCTTCCCGGCGGGCCGCTACCGCGGTTTCGAGGGGCTCGGCGTCATCCTCGCCTCCCTGGTGCGCGCCGCCGGGAAGCGCGTCATGGTGCAGGACCTCCAGGACGTCATGCACCACAACGCGGGCCGCGGCTTCAACGGCCTGAAGGACTGGCGGTACAACGAACTGCGCTGGCAGCGGCAGTTCTTCGACCTCGGCCCGCTGGAGCGGGTGGGCAGCGTCCTGGAGGAGCTGACCGTGCCGGCGGTCCCGCTGCGCATCGCGGCACGACGCCTGGCCCTGCGCGCGGCGGGCCGGGGGTTCGAGGAGAGCGACGGGGAGTCCGGCGACCCCGCGACCGACGAACTGGTGGACGGCTGGTACCGGCGGTGCACCCGGCTGCGCGGCCGGATGCGGATCTGA
- a CDS encoding inosamine-phosphate amidinotransferase — translation MSLVSVHNEWDPLEEIIVGTAVGARVPRADRSVFAVEYADEYDSQDQVPAGPYPDRVLKETEEELHVLSEELTKLGVTVRRPGQRDNSALVATPDWQTDGFHDYCPRDGLLAVGQTVIESPMALRARFLESLAYKDILLEYFASGARWLSAPKPRLADEMYEPTAPAGQRLTDLEPVFDAANVLRFGTDLLYLVSDSGNELGAKWLQSALGSTYKVHPCRGLYASTHVDSTIVPLRPGLVLVNPARVNDDNMPDFLRSWQTVVCPELVDIGFTGDKPHCSVWIGMNLLVVRPDLAVVDRRQTGLIKVLEKHGVDVLPLQLTHSRTLGGGFHCATLDVRRTGSLETYRF, via the coding sequence ATGAGCCTGGTCAGTGTGCACAACGAATGGGACCCGCTGGAGGAGATCATCGTCGGAACGGCGGTCGGTGCCCGGGTCCCCCGGGCCGACCGCAGCGTGTTCGCCGTGGAGTACGCGGACGAGTACGACAGCCAGGACCAGGTTCCCGCCGGCCCGTACCCGGACCGGGTGCTCAAGGAGACCGAGGAGGAACTGCACGTCCTGAGCGAGGAGCTCACCAAGCTCGGCGTCACCGTCCGGCGGCCCGGGCAGCGTGACAACTCGGCCCTGGTCGCCACCCCCGACTGGCAGACCGACGGCTTCCACGACTACTGCCCGCGCGACGGACTGCTCGCAGTCGGCCAGACCGTCATCGAGTCACCGATGGCGCTGCGCGCCCGTTTCCTCGAGTCCCTCGCCTACAAGGACATCCTGCTGGAGTACTTCGCCAGCGGTGCCCGGTGGCTCTCCGCGCCCAAGCCGCGGCTCGCCGACGAGATGTACGAGCCGACCGCGCCCGCGGGACAGCGGCTGACCGACCTGGAGCCGGTGTTCGACGCCGCCAACGTGCTCCGGTTCGGCACCGACCTGCTCTACCTGGTCTCCGACAGCGGCAACGAACTGGGCGCGAAATGGCTCCAGTCGGCGCTCGGCAGCACCTACAAGGTCCACCCCTGCCGCGGCCTGTACGCCTCCACGCACGTCGACTCCACGATCGTGCCGCTGCGCCCGGGCCTGGTCCTCGTCAACCCGGCGCGCGTCAACGACGACAACATGCCGGACTTCCTGCGCTCCTGGCAGACCGTCGTCTGCCCGGAGCTGGTGGACATCGGCTTCACCGGGGACAAGCCGCACTGCTCGGTGTGGATCGGCATGAACCTGCTGGTGGTCCGCCCCGACCTCGCGGTCGTCGACCGCCGTCAGACCGGCCTGATCAAGGTGCTGGAGAAGCACGGCGTCGACGTGCTGCCGCTCCAGCTCACGCACTCGCGCACCCTCGGCGGCGGCTTCCACTGCGCCACGCTGGACGTCCGGCGGACCGGCTCCCTGGAGACCTACCGGTTCTGA
- a CDS encoding aminoglycoside O-phosphotransferase APH(6)-Ib produces the protein MSTSKLVEIPEPLAASYARAFGEEGQAWIAALPALVEELLDRWELTADGASASGEASLVLPVLRTDGTRAVLKLQLPREETSAAITGLRTWNGHGVVRLLDHDPRSSTMLLERLDASRTLASVEDDDAAMGVLAGLLARLVSVPAPRGLRGLGDIAGAMLEEVPRAVAALADPADRRLLNDWASAVAELVGEPGDRMLHWDLHYGNVLAAEREPWLAIDPEPLAGDPGFDLWPALDSRWDDIVAQRDVVRVVRRRFDLLTEVLGLDRARAAGWTYGRLLQNALWDIEDGSAALDPAAVTLAQALRGH, from the coding sequence ATGAGCACGTCAAAACTGGTGGAGATCCCGGAACCCCTGGCGGCGTCGTACGCCCGCGCCTTCGGCGAGGAGGGACAGGCATGGATCGCCGCCCTGCCCGCGCTGGTCGAGGAATTACTGGACCGCTGGGAGCTGACGGCGGACGGCGCCTCCGCGTCGGGCGAGGCCTCCCTCGTGCTGCCGGTGCTGCGCACCGACGGCACCCGCGCCGTCCTCAAGCTCCAGCTGCCCAGGGAGGAGACCTCCGCCGCCATCACCGGACTGCGCACCTGGAACGGGCACGGCGTCGTGCGGCTGCTCGACCACGACCCGCGCAGCAGCACCATGCTCCTGGAGCGGCTGGACGCGTCCCGCACGCTGGCCTCGGTCGAGGACGACGACGCCGCCATGGGCGTACTCGCCGGGCTGCTGGCCCGGCTGGTGTCCGTCCCCGCGCCGCGGGGGCTGCGCGGCCTCGGCGACATCGCCGGCGCCATGCTGGAGGAGGTGCCGCGGGCGGTCGCGGCGCTGGCCGACCCGGCCGACCGGCGGCTGCTGAACGACTGGGCGTCGGCGGTGGCCGAACTGGTCGGCGAACCCGGCGACCGGATGCTGCACTGGGACCTGCACTACGGCAACGTCCTCGCCGCCGAGCGCGAACCCTGGCTCGCCATCGACCCCGAACCGCTCGCCGGTGACCCCGGCTTCGACCTGTGGCCCGCCCTGGACAGCCGGTGGGACGACATCGTCGCACAGCGGGACGTCGTACGCGTCGTGCGACGCCGCTTCGACCTGCTGACCGAGGTCCTCGGCCTGGACCGGGCACGGGCGGCCGGCTGGACGTACGGCAGGCTGCTGCAGAACGCCCTGTGGGACATCGAGGACGGCAGTGCCGCCCTCGACCCCGCCGCCGTCACGCTCGCACAGGCGCTGCGGGGCCACTGA
- a CDS encoding alkaline phosphatase, translating to MTAVIPGTGRAARRSARRWGGVAAALVTALTVTSAAPAPRIGVTGTEPARPRNVILLVGDGMGDSEITAARNYTVGAGGRLAMDRLPMTGSSLTYAVDERGRPDYVTDSAAGATAWATGHKTVNGRVAKTPGTDRPLPTLLELARRQGYATGSVTTARLTDATPAALTAHVTDRSCAGPADMAACPADAKERGGAGSIAEQTVALRPDVLLGGGADVFGQRITAGPHRGRTVLERARAEGYQVVRDRTGLRAARPDRPVLGLFADGPLPVEWTGVPARPGGTAPQRCGTGAPAHPAGTPSLEESTRAALELLTARARRAGAAAGGFFLQVEGAAIDDRAHDADPCGQIGETVAFDRAVGAALAYAARHPGTLVVVTADHGSGGQILPLEARPPGRSATLVTDEGAPLHLGYASGAPDDVQEHTGVPVRVAARGPYAERVVGVHENTALFHTVRTALGLRSIH from the coding sequence ATGACGGCAGTCATTCCCGGGACCGGACGCGCGGCGCGGCGGTCCGCGCGGCGCTGGGGCGGTGTCGCCGCGGCGCTGGTGACGGCGCTGACCGTGACCTCCGCCGCCCCCGCACCCCGCATCGGCGTGACCGGCACCGAACCGGCCCGCCCGCGCAACGTCATCCTCCTCGTCGGTGACGGCATGGGCGACTCGGAGATCACCGCGGCGCGCAACTACACCGTCGGCGCCGGCGGGCGGCTCGCCATGGACCGGCTGCCGATGACCGGTTCCTCCCTCACCTACGCCGTGGACGAGCGGGGCCGCCCCGACTACGTCACCGACTCCGCGGCCGGCGCCACCGCCTGGGCCACCGGGCACAAGACGGTCAACGGGCGGGTCGCCAAGACCCCCGGCACCGACCGGCCGTTGCCCACGCTGCTGGAGCTGGCCCGGCGTCAGGGCTACGCCACCGGCAGCGTCACCACCGCACGCCTCACCGACGCGACGCCCGCCGCGCTCACCGCCCACGTCACCGACCGGTCCTGCGCGGGCCCGGCAGACATGGCGGCCTGCCCGGCGGACGCCAAGGAGCGCGGGGGCGCGGGCTCCATCGCGGAACAGACCGTGGCGCTGCGCCCGGACGTGCTGCTCGGCGGCGGCGCGGACGTGTTCGGGCAGCGGATCACGGCCGGCCCGCACCGGGGGCGGACCGTCCTGGAGCGGGCCCGGGCCGAGGGCTACCAGGTGGTGCGGGACCGTACCGGTCTGCGGGCCGCCCGCCCGGACCGCCCGGTCCTCGGGCTGTTCGCCGACGGGCCGCTGCCGGTCGAGTGGACCGGGGTCCCGGCCCGGCCCGGCGGCACCGCCCCCCAGCGCTGCGGCACCGGTGCTCCCGCGCACCCGGCCGGCACGCCGAGCCTGGAGGAGTCGACGCGGGCCGCGCTGGAACTGCTGACGGCCCGTGCGCGGCGGGCCGGCGCCGCCGCCGGGGGGTTCTTCCTGCAGGTGGAGGGAGCCGCCATCGACGACCGGGCTCACGACGCCGACCCGTGCGGCCAGATCGGGGAGACCGTCGCCTTCGACCGTGCCGTCGGGGCAGCGCTGGCCTATGCGGCACGCCATCCCGGCACGCTCGTCGTCGTGACGGCGGACCACGGCAGCGGCGGGCAGATCCTGCCGCTGGAGGCCCGGCCGCCGGGCCGGTCCGCGACGCTCGTCACCGACGAGGGAGCGCCCCTGCATCTCGGCTACGCCAGCGGCGCGCCGGACGACGTGCAGGAGCACACCGGGGTGCCGGTCCGGGTCGCCGCCCGCGGGCCGTACGCGGAGCGGGTCGTCGGCGTGCACGAGAACACCGCGCTGTTCCACACCGTGCGCACCGCGCTCGGCCTGCGCTCCATTCACTAG
- a CDS encoding DegT/DnrJ/EryC1/StrS family aminotransferase, with translation MELPRWPQLSDDDVEAAVAALRANRLVGLGNPVVEQFESALAESQAVEHAVAVSTGTAAVHLALHALDVGPGDEVIVPAHTFIGSASPIAYLGARPVFADVTPDTHCLDPDSVKSLITERTKAIVVVHINGVAADMASLSAIATDAGVPLVEDMAQALGTSIGGRPVGGFGDLACVSLFEQKVITSGGEGGAVLTNNPGYAERVRRLRSHGEGPIADRPGLIWAYEVGYNYRLTAVQAAVGLSQHGRLGEMVEARRRNAAYLSERLADVEGLELPVEPEGTVHAFWKYVVRAVPGGGRPTAAEIAATLRSRGVPVLLRYPFPLHKQPAFAEHQSVSLPVAERLSQELLALPSHPALTERHLDHVAAEVRKAFTG, from the coding sequence GTGGAATTACCGAGGTGGCCCCAGCTCTCCGACGACGATGTCGAGGCGGCCGTCGCCGCATTGCGCGCCAACCGCCTGGTGGGGCTGGGCAATCCGGTCGTCGAGCAATTCGAATCGGCCCTCGCCGAGAGCCAGGCCGTCGAGCACGCGGTCGCCGTGTCCACCGGCACTGCGGCGGTCCACCTCGCCCTGCACGCCCTCGATGTCGGTCCGGGTGACGAGGTGATCGTCCCCGCCCACACCTTCATCGGCTCGGCGAGCCCCATCGCCTACCTCGGGGCCCGCCCGGTCTTCGCCGACGTCACCCCCGACACCCACTGCCTGGACCCCGACTCGGTGAAGTCCCTGATCACCGAGCGGACCAAGGCGATCGTCGTCGTCCACATCAACGGCGTGGCCGCGGACATGGCGTCGCTGTCCGCGATCGCCACGGACGCCGGCGTCCCGCTCGTCGAGGACATGGCTCAGGCGCTGGGCACCAGCATCGGCGGCCGTCCGGTGGGCGGCTTCGGTGACCTGGCGTGCGTCAGCCTGTTCGAGCAGAAGGTGATCACCTCCGGCGGCGAGGGCGGTGCCGTCCTGACGAACAACCCCGGCTACGCCGAGCGCGTCCGCCGGCTGCGCAGCCACGGCGAGGGTCCCATCGCCGACCGTCCCGGCCTGATCTGGGCGTACGAGGTCGGCTACAACTACCGGCTGACCGCGGTGCAGGCGGCGGTCGGCCTCAGCCAGCACGGGCGGCTGGGCGAGATGGTGGAGGCACGCCGGCGCAACGCCGCGTACCTGTCCGAGCGGCTGGCCGACGTCGAGGGCCTGGAGCTGCCGGTCGAACCGGAGGGCACCGTGCACGCCTTCTGGAAGTACGTGGTGCGGGCGGTGCCGGGCGGTGGCCGGCCGACGGCCGCCGAGATCGCCGCGACCCTGCGCTCGCGCGGTGTCCCGGTCCTGCTGCGCTATCCGTTCCCGCTGCACAAGCAGCCCGCCTTCGCCGAGCACCAGTCGGTGTCGCTGCCGGTCGCGGAGCGGCTGTCGCAGGAGCTGCTGGCGCTTCCGTCGCACCCCGCGCTCACCGAACGGCACCTCGATCACGTGGCGGCCGAGGTCCGCAAGGCGTTCACCGGGTGA
- a CDS encoding aldo/keto reductase, giving the protein MSSVPLPVSSDASSQPDGAPPLLLGTSAFGQDERGFPVYDAYWEGGGRAFDTAWLYGHAYGPGCCERTFGAWARSRGVEKEVWVLAKGAHTPECLPDRVEAQLAESFDRMGRDDAAMYMLHRDNPDVPVGEFVSVLADLVARGLIGAYGMSNWSLDRVREAVGYAREQGLPAPAGVSNQLSLIDMVQPIYPGTMGSHDPRWRAWLTENPVTLYPWASQGRGAHALADPAELRTSPLAECWYSETNVERLRRARTLAERRGVSSTGIALAWTLSQPFRVVALIGPRQPEEVRDSLAAAELRLTEAERDWLENGTGEPPRE; this is encoded by the coding sequence ATGTCCTCTGTTCCACTGCCCGTCTCCTCCGACGCCTCGTCCCAGCCCGACGGGGCTCCGCCCCTGCTGCTCGGCACGTCCGCGTTCGGGCAGGACGAGCGCGGCTTCCCCGTGTACGACGCCTACTGGGAGGGCGGCGGCCGGGCCTTCGACACGGCGTGGCTCTACGGGCACGCGTACGGACCCGGCTGCTGTGAGCGCACCTTCGGCGCCTGGGCGAGGTCCCGGGGCGTCGAGAAGGAGGTGTGGGTGCTGGCGAAGGGCGCGCACACCCCGGAGTGCCTGCCGGACCGGGTGGAGGCGCAGCTCGCCGAGAGCTTCGACCGCATGGGTCGCGATGACGCAGCCATGTACATGCTCCACCGGGACAATCCCGACGTGCCGGTCGGAGAGTTCGTGAGCGTGCTGGCGGACCTGGTGGCACGCGGCCTCATCGGCGCCTACGGCATGTCGAACTGGTCACTCGACCGGGTGCGGGAGGCCGTCGGCTACGCCCGGGAGCAGGGGTTGCCGGCACCGGCCGGGGTGAGCAACCAACTGAGCCTCATCGACATGGTGCAGCCCATCTATCCGGGCACGATGGGCTCCCACGACCCGCGCTGGCGGGCGTGGCTCACCGAGAACCCGGTCACGCTGTACCCCTGGGCGAGCCAGGGTCGCGGGGCCCACGCCCTGGCGGACCCGGCCGAGTTGCGGACGAGTCCGCTCGCCGAGTGCTGGTACAGCGAGACCAACGTCGAGCGTCTGCGACGGGCGCGCACCCTCGCCGAGCGCAGGGGTGTCTCGTCGACCGGCATCGCGCTGGCCTGGACGCTGTCCCAGCCCTTCCGCGTGGTCGCGCTGATCGGTCCGCGGCAGCCGGAGGAGGTCCGCGATTCGCTGGCCGCGGCGGAGCTGCGGCTGACCGAGGCGGAGCGGGACTGGCTGGAGAACGGTACGGGAGAGCCGCCCCGGGAGTGA
- a CDS encoding ParB/RepB/Spo0J family partition protein codes for MVPIASLRPSDSPRSAGEDPEHIRALAESGAELPPIIVMASTMRVVDGMHRLRAAELRGESELAVRFFEGDEKEAFVLAVEANITHGLPLGLQDRKDAAARILRSHPMWSDRAIGTATGLSAKTVAALRARSTEGLPQSNVRIGRDGRARPVDPAEGRRLAGRLMQENPSAPLRQIAAQAGVSLGTVSDVRKRLQRGEGPVPERGRARTEPGTNPEPAHTPERPYDEAEAERPSRALILRHLSRDPSVRLTEDGRTLLRWLTVAAVRPQDWERLLRNVPAHRVGAVAELARGCSQTWQLVAEQLERARGSGAEQETGGAPGRQEAEGAGQSAAGMPRRAAALESRRTGEVTVQVPDAPDRPVPPADPCCDTVLRGPASAGAPGRRTPRAGR; via the coding sequence ATGGTTCCCATTGCATCCCTGAGGCCGTCCGACTCGCCGCGAAGTGCCGGGGAGGACCCGGAACACATCCGCGCCCTCGCGGAATCCGGCGCGGAACTCCCGCCCATCATCGTGATGGCCTCCACGATGCGGGTCGTCGACGGAATGCACCGCCTGCGGGCCGCCGAACTCCGCGGGGAGAGCGAGCTGGCGGTCCGGTTCTTCGAGGGCGACGAGAAGGAGGCCTTCGTCCTCGCCGTGGAAGCCAACATCACCCACGGCCTGCCGCTCGGCCTCCAGGACCGCAAGGACGCCGCCGCGCGCATCCTGCGCAGCCACCCCATGTGGTCGGACCGCGCGATCGGGACCGCGACCGGCCTCTCGGCCAAGACCGTGGCGGCACTCCGGGCGCGTTCGACCGAGGGACTTCCTCAATCGAACGTCCGCATCGGCAGGGACGGGAGGGCCCGTCCCGTCGACCCCGCCGAGGGACGGCGGCTGGCCGGACGGCTCATGCAGGAGAACCCCTCGGCCCCGCTGCGCCAGATCGCCGCCCAGGCCGGGGTCTCGCTGGGAACCGTATCGGACGTGCGCAAACGGCTCCAGCGGGGTGAGGGGCCGGTCCCCGAACGGGGCCGCGCGCGGACCGAGCCCGGCACGAACCCCGAGCCGGCCCACACGCCGGAGCGGCCGTACGACGAAGCCGAGGCCGAGCGGCCCTCCCGCGCGCTGATCCTGCGCCACCTCAGCCGCGACCCCTCCGTACGGCTCACCGAGGACGGCAGGACGCTGCTGCGGTGGCTCACCGTGGCGGCCGTGCGCCCGCAGGACTGGGAGCGACTGCTGCGGAACGTCCCGGCGCACCGCGTGGGAGCCGTCGCCGAGCTGGCCCGGGGCTGTTCCCAGACCTGGCAGCTCGTCGCCGAGCAGCTCGAACGGGCCCGTGGATCCGGGGCGGAGCAGGAGACCGGCGGCGCACCGGGCCGCCAGGAGGCCGAAGGCGCCGGGCAGTCCGCCGCCGGCATGCCACGCCGCGCGGCCGCACTGGAGTCCCGGCGGACGGGGGAGGTCACCGTCCAGGTCCCCGACGCGCCCGACCGCCCCGTGCCTCCCGCCGACCCGTGCTGCGACACCGTCCTGCGCGGACCCGCGAGCGCCGGTGCCCCGGGGCGCAGGACGCCCCGCGCCGGACGGTGA
- a CDS encoding glucose-1-phosphate thymidylyltransferase — MKALVLAGGAGTRLRPITHTSAKQLVPVANKPVLFYGLEAIAAAGITDVGIVVGDTVAEITEAVGDGSKFGLDVTYIPQRKPLGLAHAVRISRDYLGDDDFAMYLGDNFVVGGIDQPIRAFRTHRPDAHLLLTRVSDPRSFGVAELDERGRVRHLEEKPTHPGSDLALVGVYLFSPAIHEAVRAIEPSWRGELEITHAVQWLIDEGKDVRSTLISGYWKDTGNVTDMLEVNRLVLETVEPRCDGDVDEDSELIGRVRVDEGAVIRNSRVIGPVVVGSGTTITDSYVGPFTSIAEGCLVEDSELEFSIVLRNASISGVRRIEASLIGRHVRVTAAPPVPHAHRLVLGDHSTAQISS; from the coding sequence ATGAAGGCGCTCGTCCTGGCCGGCGGAGCCGGCACCCGCTTACGGCCGATAACCCACACGTCCGCGAAACAACTCGTGCCGGTCGCCAACAAGCCGGTCCTCTTCTACGGCCTGGAGGCCATCGCGGCGGCCGGGATAACCGATGTCGGCATCGTGGTCGGCGACACCGTCGCGGAGATAACGGAAGCCGTGGGGGACGGCTCGAAATTCGGTCTCGACGTCACCTACATCCCGCAGCGGAAACCACTCGGCCTCGCCCACGCCGTCCGCATTTCCCGCGATTACCTGGGCGACGACGACTTCGCCATGTATCTCGGCGACAATTTCGTGGTGGGCGGGATCGACCAGCCCATCCGTGCGTTCCGCACCCACCGGCCGGACGCCCATCTGCTGCTCACCCGGGTGTCCGACCCCCGCTCCTTCGGCGTGGCCGAACTGGACGAGCGCGGCCGGGTGCGTCACCTGGAGGAGAAGCCGACCCACCCCGGCAGCGACCTGGCACTGGTCGGCGTGTACCTGTTCTCCCCCGCGATCCACGAGGCCGTCCGGGCCATCGAGCCGTCCTGGCGGGGCGAGCTGGAGATCACCCACGCCGTGCAGTGGCTGATCGACGAGGGCAAGGACGTGCGGTCCACCCTGATCAGCGGCTACTGGAAGGACACCGGCAACGTCACCGACATGCTGGAGGTGAACCGGCTGGTGCTGGAGACGGTCGAGCCGCGGTGCGACGGGGACGTCGACGAGGACAGCGAACTCATCGGACGCGTCCGGGTCGACGAGGGCGCCGTCATCCGCAACTCCCGGGTGATCGGGCCCGTCGTGGTCGGCAGCGGCACGACGATCACCGACTCGTACGTGGGGCCGTTCACCTCCATCGCCGAGGGCTGCCTGGTGGAGGACAGCGAGCTGGAGTTCTCCATCGTGCTGCGCAACGCCTCCATCTCCGGAGTGCGGCGCATCGAGGCGTCCCTCATCGGGCGGCACGTCCGGGTGACCGCGGCCCCGCCGGTACCGCACGCGCACCGCCTGGTCCTCGGCGACCACAGCACGGCCCAGATCTCCTCCTGA